Proteins encoded together in one Cicer arietinum cultivar CDC Frontier isolate Library 1 chromosome 4, Cicar.CDCFrontier_v2.0, whole genome shotgun sequence window:
- the LOC101513885 gene encoding agamous-like MADS-box protein AGL18 → MGRGKIEIKKIENLNSRQVTFSKRRNGLLKKAKELSILCDAEVAVIIFSGTGKLYEFSSTSMEHIFSRYGRGLNSNGAEQQPSDQPPAEVVEHDSDTTLLQEEITKLRSDYLRMTGKELDGLDLKELQYLENQLCEGILAVKNKKEQVLLEQLKRSRLQEQKAMMENEALRKQLEEIEKKRKAEFLEFHSLDRTIISMNGSKPLSNFCSEDNEISDTCLQLGLSSDYGRKRKALKIEPCNDSGSQVASQ, encoded by the exons atggGGAGAGGGAAGATTGAGATCAAAAAGATTGAAAATTTGAATAGTAGACAAGTTACATTTTCAAAGAGAAGAAATGGGTTGCTTAAGAAAGCAAAAGAGTTGTCTATTCTTTGTGATGCAGAGGTTGCTGTTATTATATTTTCTGGCACTGGAAAACTTTATGAATTTTCAAGCACAAG cATGGAGCACATCTTTTCAAGGTACGGCAGAGGCCTTAATTCGAATGGAGCAGAGCAACAACCCAGTGATCAGCCTCCAGCAGAA gtTGTGGAGCATGATAGTGATACTACACTACTGCAAGAAGAAATAACCAAACTTCGTTCTGATTACTT AAGGATGACAGGAAAGGAGCTTGATGGATTGGACCTTAAAGAATTGCAGTACCTAGAAAATCAATTGTGTGAAGGGATATTAGCTGTCAAAAACAAAAAG GAACAAGTGCTTTTAGAACAGCTTAAGAGATCCAGGTTACAG GAGCAAAAGGCTATGATGGAGAATGAAGCTCTACGCAAACAA CTTGAGGAgatagaaaagaaaagaaaggcaGAGTTCCTTGAATTTCATTCGTTGGATAGGACAATTATTTCGATGAACGGTTCAAAACccctttcaaatttttgttcaGAGGATAATGAGATTTCAGATACTTGCTTGCAGTTAGG GTTGTCATCAGATTATGGTCGCAAGAGGAAAGCATTGAAGATAGAACCTTGCAACGACTCAGGAAGTCAAGTGGCTTCACAGTGA